The proteins below come from a single Micromonospora citrea genomic window:
- a CDS encoding aldose 1-epimerase family protein, with amino-acid sequence MGSTARPSPSGTQWTIAAAGHEAVIVEVGGGVRTYRHDGVDQLDGYDADEMCPGCAGQVLTPWPNRIRDGRYTFGDRLLQLTLSEPDRAVAIHGLVAWVPWRLVERSADAVTVGFDLPPQPGYPWPLRLRTRWSVGPDGLRAEHEATNLGVDPAPFGLAAHPYLRVPGVAVDDLSLRLPARSRLQVDSRLLPIGVTPVAGSEYDWTSPRRIGRARLDLTFGDVIRDDDGGSVVSLSAPDGSAGVRIWADREFGWWQVFTGDALSGPRRRRSVAVEPMTCPPDAFRSGRDVITLKPGATWRGVWGVRPGA; translated from the coding sequence ATGGGGAGCACCGCGAGACCGTCACCGTCCGGTACACAGTGGACCATTGCCGCCGCCGGCCACGAGGCCGTCATCGTCGAGGTGGGCGGCGGGGTGCGGACATACCGGCACGACGGGGTGGACCAGCTCGACGGGTACGACGCCGACGAGATGTGCCCCGGCTGCGCCGGGCAGGTGCTGACCCCTTGGCCGAACCGGATCCGCGACGGCCGGTACACCTTCGGCGACCGGCTGTTGCAGCTCACGCTCAGCGAGCCGGACCGCGCGGTGGCCATCCACGGGCTGGTGGCCTGGGTGCCGTGGCGGCTGGTGGAGCGGTCGGCCGACGCGGTGACGGTCGGCTTCGACCTGCCGCCGCAGCCCGGCTACCCGTGGCCGCTGCGGCTGCGGACGCGGTGGAGCGTCGGCCCGGACGGGCTGCGCGCCGAGCACGAGGCGACCAACCTCGGCGTCGATCCGGCGCCGTTCGGCCTCGCGGCGCACCCGTACCTGCGGGTCCCCGGGGTGGCGGTGGACGACCTGTCGCTGCGGCTGCCGGCCCGGTCGCGGTTGCAGGTGGACTCCCGGCTGCTGCCGATCGGGGTCACCCCCGTCGCCGGCAGCGAGTACGACTGGACCAGCCCTCGCCGCATCGGCCGGGCCCGGCTGGACCTCACCTTCGGCGACGTGATCCGCGACGACGACGGTGGCTCGGTGGTCAGCCTGAGCGCCCCCGACGGCTCGGCGGGCGTGCGGATCTGGGCCGACCGGGAGTTCGGCTGGTGGCAGGTGTTCACCGGCGACGCGCTTTCCGGGCCGCGGCGGCGCCGTTCCGTCGCCGTCGAGCCGATGACCTGCCCGCCGGACGCGTTCCGCTCCGGCCGGGACGTGATCACCCTGAAGCCCGGCGCGACCTGGCGGGGTGTCTGGGGCGTACGGCCCGGGGCCTGA
- a CDS encoding AfsR/SARP family transcriptional regulator, whose amino-acid sequence MGSEGRARAAFRVLGPVELATGAGHVALTGKQGALLAILLLNANHVVSVQRLAELLWREPLPSAPSSRVRMLVSDLRRTCRTAGADPIRTQRPGYVVRLKPDQLDLTDFLDRVARAREASAEGDPASAVARYDEALSRWRGAPLDGINGSFVETEVARLEELRLQAREERAAALLATGRHAEAIAELNAVVTDHPLREPAHGQLMTALHRSGRRVDALAVYRSLRDRVVAEMGLEPEPELQRLHQRILTSDTALDAPRATADPADTAPGPPVAEPPVEQPGPAAHAPAAPIPVPRQLPAPPAHFVGRERERAELDRLAGERRTNGVAIAAISGTGGMGKTSLALRWAHDNMDLFPDGQLYVNLHGFDPTSGPLPPHVALRHLLTSLGIPAAAMPAGKVAQSGLYRSLVAGRRLLVVLDNARDVAQVEPLLPGGPHCTVLITSRNRLPGLSAASGATLIGLGALTDADAHRLLRRHLGDSRVAEDPGSVAVLVRHTGGLPLAIGVLTARAAMHPDFPLSILAKALSNPSTRLDVLRTGDLNTDLRAAFAASYEALDAATARLFTLLGLAPWPDVGLRSAAALAGLPLPDAELSLYRLEAANLIHQQRPGRYRMHDLVRLYAAERAQSDRTDDERAEALTRLVDSYAHTASTADRVLYPGRPLAARIFPDPARDEFEDADSAWAWFEDEQPGLVAVQRLAARLGMDAAVFRLAWAADTYHKRCQHEQRVESWQLALDAAGRLGHRNTEAFAHWYLGYAYAQAARVEDGLEHLLLALDLFEQDGDVEGQAHTSHTLGFAWLERGEPARALPHVENALRLQRELQDPRWEANALSAAGWCHAVLGHHSTAQSYCERALRLFRRHEDRNGESATLDSLGYIAHRAGRPDEALHYYGRCLELRESLGNAYQAADTLVRIGDVHHGSGRLTAARRAWQRALDSYREQRRAAEADNVREKIRRLAVRPSSAARRAGHEGPADR is encoded by the coding sequence GTGGGTTCTGAGGGTCGCGCGCGGGCCGCGTTCCGCGTGCTCGGACCGGTGGAACTCGCGACCGGGGCGGGCCACGTCGCCCTGACCGGCAAGCAGGGGGCGCTGCTGGCGATCCTGCTGTTGAACGCCAACCACGTGGTGTCGGTCCAGCGGTTGGCGGAGCTGTTGTGGCGGGAGCCGCTGCCCAGCGCCCCGTCCTCCCGGGTCAGGATGCTGGTCTCCGACCTGAGGAGGACGTGCCGCACCGCGGGGGCCGATCCGATCCGCACCCAGCGCCCCGGGTACGTGGTGCGGCTTAAGCCCGACCAGCTCGACCTGACCGACTTCCTCGACCGCGTGGCGCGGGCGCGCGAGGCGTCCGCCGAGGGCGACCCGGCCTCGGCGGTGGCCCGCTACGACGAGGCGCTGAGCCGCTGGCGCGGGGCGCCCCTGGACGGGATCAACGGCTCCTTCGTCGAGACCGAGGTGGCCAGGCTGGAGGAGCTGCGGCTGCAGGCCAGGGAGGAGCGGGCCGCGGCCCTGCTCGCCACGGGCCGGCACGCCGAGGCGATCGCCGAACTCAACGCCGTGGTCACGGACCATCCCCTACGCGAGCCGGCACACGGCCAGCTCATGACGGCCCTGCACCGCAGCGGCCGGCGGGTCGACGCGCTGGCGGTCTACCGGAGCCTCCGGGACCGGGTCGTCGCCGAGATGGGGCTGGAGCCCGAACCCGAGCTGCAGCGGCTCCACCAGCGCATCCTCACCTCCGACACCGCACTCGACGCCCCCCGCGCCACGGCCGACCCGGCCGACACCGCGCCGGGGCCACCGGTCGCGGAACCGCCGGTGGAGCAGCCGGGTCCGGCGGCCCACGCGCCGGCGGCCCCGATACCGGTCCCCCGCCAGTTGCCGGCTCCGCCGGCGCACTTCGTCGGCCGCGAACGCGAACGCGCCGAGCTGGACCGGCTCGCCGGCGAACGCCGCACGAACGGCGTGGCCATCGCCGCGATCAGCGGCACCGGCGGGATGGGGAAGACCTCGCTGGCCCTGCGCTGGGCGCACGACAACATGGACCTCTTCCCCGACGGCCAGCTCTACGTCAACCTCCACGGATTCGACCCGACCAGCGGCCCGCTGCCGCCCCACGTGGCGCTGCGCCACCTGCTGACGTCCCTCGGCATCCCGGCCGCCGCCATGCCGGCCGGGAAGGTGGCGCAGTCCGGTCTCTACCGGTCGCTGGTCGCGGGTCGTCGCCTGCTCGTCGTCCTCGACAACGCCCGCGACGTGGCACAGGTCGAGCCGCTGCTCCCCGGCGGCCCCCACTGCACCGTGCTGATCACCAGCCGCAACCGGCTGCCCGGCCTGAGCGCCGCCAGCGGCGCCACCCTGATCGGGTTGGGTGCCCTCACGGACGCCGACGCCCACCGTCTGCTCCGCCGCCACCTGGGCGACTCGCGGGTCGCGGAGGACCCGGGCAGCGTGGCCGTCCTCGTCAGGCACACCGGCGGCCTGCCGCTGGCCATCGGCGTGCTCACCGCACGCGCCGCCATGCATCCCGACTTCCCCCTGTCGATCCTCGCCAAGGCGCTGAGCAACCCCTCCACCCGCCTCGACGTCCTGCGGACCGGTGACCTGAACACCGACCTCCGTGCCGCGTTCGCCGCCTCGTACGAGGCCCTCGACGCCGCCACCGCCCGGCTGTTCACCCTGCTGGGGCTGGCACCCTGGCCCGACGTCGGCCTGCGGTCGGCCGCCGCGCTCGCCGGCCTGCCCCTGCCCGACGCCGAGCTGTCGCTCTACCGCCTCGAAGCCGCCAACCTGATCCACCAGCAGCGTCCCGGGCGGTACCGCATGCACGACCTGGTCCGCCTCTACGCCGCCGAGCGCGCGCAGTCCGACCGGACCGACGACGAGCGGGCGGAGGCGCTCACCCGCCTCGTCGACTCGTACGCGCACACCGCGTCCACCGCCGACCGGGTGCTGTACCCCGGCCGTCCCCTCGCCGCGCGGATCTTCCCCGATCCGGCGCGGGACGAGTTCGAGGACGCCGATTCCGCCTGGGCCTGGTTCGAGGACGAGCAGCCCGGCCTCGTCGCCGTACAGCGGCTGGCCGCGCGGCTCGGCATGGACGCCGCGGTCTTCCGGCTGGCCTGGGCGGCGGACACCTACCACAAGCGGTGCCAGCACGAGCAGCGCGTCGAGTCCTGGCAGCTGGCCCTCGACGCCGCCGGGCGGCTGGGGCACCGGAACACGGAGGCCTTTGCCCACTGGTACCTGGGGTACGCCTACGCGCAGGCGGCCCGGGTCGAGGACGGGCTGGAGCACCTGCTGCTCGCACTCGACCTGTTCGAGCAGGACGGGGACGTCGAGGGTCAGGCGCACACGAGCCACACCCTCGGGTTCGCCTGGCTGGAGCGGGGTGAGCCCGCGCGCGCACTCCCGCACGTGGAGAACGCCCTGCGCCTCCAGCGGGAGCTCCAGGACCCCCGCTGGGAGGCCAACGCGCTCAGCGCCGCCGGCTGGTGCCACGCCGTTCTCGGCCACCACTCGACGGCGCAGTCGTACTGCGAGCGGGCGCTGCGGCTCTTCCGGCGGCACGAGGACCGCAACGGAGAGTCCGCCACCCTCGACAGCCTCGGCTACATCGCCCACCGGGCGGGGCGGCCCGACGAGGCGCTCCACTACTACGGCCGGTGTCTGGAGCTGCGCGAGAGCCTCGGCAACGCCTACCAGGCCGCGGACACGCTGGTCCGCATCGGCGACGTCCACCACGGATCGGGCCGGCTCACCGCGGCCCGCCGCGCCTGGCAGCGGGCGCTCGACTCCTACCGTGAGCAACGCCGCGCCGCCGAGGCCGACAACGTGCGCGAGAAGATCAGACGCCTTGCGGTACGACCTTCCTCCGCAGCCCGACGCGCAGGCCACGAGGGACCAGCAGACCGCTGA
- a CDS encoding cytochrome P450, whose protein sequence is MTTRASGSERPPGPRGHWLFGNTEEYDRDRNGFLERCHREYGDVFSHDARTIVVSSPDQVHALLARTNKDFLAETSPFAGPMDTERMAAAAELWTTARRAGWQGLHRRVAQSHAARLRELFRETVGDGETDVYATMSDFFGRATADFCLSTDAAGVPEALAEQVAAIDPLSRSSLQLPPWWPSRRVRRFTRARERLLALMAEVVRRRREAGTASAEDLLGVLLASDRGLSDLQIERFLRGIMLAALGVPAAALTWIVYEIGRRPDVRARLAAEAASSGDVPELEDLPYTEAFVKEVLRLWPPTWLIGRTVRRETELGGWRLRTGDQVLFSMYRLHRDPRWWADPDRLVPERWLDPQVTPARHTYLPFGAGPRVCVGTQLGMMQLTLVTSWLVGDMEIAGPQEVTPDFSGLLVPRGLRVGLRRKVVPQGV, encoded by the coding sequence GTGACGACGCGTGCATCTGGTTCGGAGCGGCCCCCGGGGCCGCGAGGGCACTGGTTGTTCGGCAACACCGAGGAGTACGACCGGGACAGGAACGGCTTCCTGGAGCGGTGCCACCGCGAATACGGGGACGTCTTCTCCCACGATGCCCGCACCATCGTGGTGTCCTCGCCGGACCAGGTGCACGCGTTGCTCGCCCGGACCAACAAGGACTTCCTCGCGGAGACGTCTCCGTTCGCCGGGCCGATGGACACCGAGCGGATGGCCGCCGCCGCCGAATTGTGGACCACGGCCCGCCGCGCGGGCTGGCAGGGACTGCACCGGCGGGTGGCGCAGTCACACGCGGCGCGGTTGCGCGAGCTCTTCCGCGAGACCGTCGGCGACGGGGAGACGGACGTGTACGCCACGATGTCCGACTTCTTCGGCCGGGCAACCGCCGACTTCTGCCTCAGCACCGATGCGGCGGGAGTGCCGGAGGCGCTGGCCGAGCAGGTGGCGGCCATCGATCCTCTCTCGCGCAGTTCGTTGCAGCTGCCGCCGTGGTGGCCGTCGCGCCGGGTGCGGCGCTTCACCAGGGCTCGCGAGCGGCTCCTGGCGCTGATGGCCGAGGTCGTGCGGCGACGCCGCGAGGCCGGGACGGCGTCGGCTGAGGACCTCCTCGGCGTGCTCCTGGCCTCGGACCGGGGATTGTCGGACCTGCAGATCGAGCGGTTCCTGCGCGGGATCATGCTCGCCGCGCTGGGCGTCCCGGCCGCCGCCCTCACCTGGATCGTGTACGAGATCGGCAGACGGCCGGACGTGCGGGCCCGCCTGGCGGCCGAGGCCGCCTCGTCCGGCGACGTTCCGGAGCTCGAGGATCTGCCGTACACCGAGGCGTTCGTCAAGGAGGTCCTCCGGCTGTGGCCGCCGACCTGGCTGATCGGCAGGACCGTACGGCGGGAGACGGAACTCGGCGGGTGGCGGCTCAGGACGGGCGACCAGGTGCTGTTCAGCATGTACCGGCTGCACCGGGATCCCCGCTGGTGGGCCGACCCCGACCGGCTGGTGCCGGAACGGTGGCTGGACCCGCAGGTCACGCCCGCCCGGCACACCTACCTGCCGTTCGGCGCGGGGCCGCGGGTCTGCGTGGGTACGCAGCTCGGCATGATGCAGTTGACCTTGGTGACATCCTGGCTGGTCGGCGACATGGAGATCGCCGGGCCGCAGGAGGTGACGCCCGACTTCAGCGGTCTGCTGGTCCCTCGTGGCCTGCGCGTCGGGCTGCGGAGGAAGGTCGTACCGCAAGGCGTCTGA
- a CDS encoding MFS transporter, which translates to MTRLDEPRRRGLRRFAIDVRPLAAPAYRRMWLGNGVAMFGIQLTAVAVPVEMYELTGSSLWVGLLGIAAFVPLLVFGLWGGALADAYDRRRVLLVTAAVLWAATAGLVAQALLDVGSPLLPLVLVAVQSVAFAISSPTRNAILPRLVPAELVPAASTLNFTTYTAASVFGPLVAGLIFAWWGTGPGLPIAYAADAVLFTAVVWATVRLPAMPPEPDPDAAGAPRRAGLASIVDGLRYLSTTPVLLLSFVIDLIAMVLAMPRALFPEIAEERFGGGAAVGWLFSAIAAGAMLGGLTSGWIGRLRRQGLALVVAVVGWGLAVAAAGLAGQLWLMVLLLAVAGAADLVSAVLRQSMLLVYAPDRMRGRLMGVNTVVIAGGPRLGDLRAGAVAAGFGGGVAWVSGGLISAALAVLLAVAFPALLRYRAATTAADRN; encoded by the coding sequence GTGACCCGGCTCGACGAACCCCGGCGGCGCGGGCTGCGCCGGTTCGCCATCGACGTGCGCCCGCTGGCCGCGCCGGCGTACCGGCGGATGTGGCTGGGCAACGGCGTCGCGATGTTCGGCATCCAGCTCACCGCGGTCGCCGTGCCGGTGGAGATGTACGAGCTGACCGGCAGTTCCCTCTGGGTGGGTCTGCTCGGCATCGCGGCGTTCGTGCCGCTGCTGGTCTTCGGGCTCTGGGGCGGCGCGCTGGCCGACGCGTACGACCGGCGCAGGGTGCTGCTGGTGACCGCGGCGGTGCTCTGGGCCGCCACCGCCGGGCTGGTGGCGCAGGCGCTGCTCGACGTCGGCAGCCCGCTGCTGCCGCTCGTCCTGGTGGCGGTGCAGTCGGTGGCCTTCGCGATCAGCTCGCCCACCCGCAACGCCATCCTGCCTCGCCTGGTGCCGGCGGAGCTGGTGCCGGCGGCGAGCACGCTGAACTTCACCACCTACACCGCCGCCTCCGTGTTCGGCCCCCTGGTCGCCGGCCTGATCTTCGCCTGGTGGGGCACGGGTCCCGGCCTGCCGATCGCGTACGCGGCCGACGCGGTGCTCTTCACCGCCGTCGTCTGGGCGACGGTGCGGCTGCCGGCGATGCCGCCGGAGCCGGACCCGGACGCGGCCGGCGCCCCGCGCCGGGCCGGGCTGGCCAGCATCGTCGACGGGCTGCGCTACCTGAGCACCACGCCGGTGCTGCTGCTCTCCTTCGTCATCGACCTGATCGCGATGGTGCTGGCGATGCCCCGCGCCCTCTTCCCGGAGATCGCCGAGGAGCGTTTCGGCGGCGGCGCGGCGGTCGGCTGGCTGTTCAGCGCGATCGCGGCCGGCGCGATGCTCGGCGGGCTCACCTCGGGGTGGATCGGCCGGCTCCGCCGGCAGGGCCTGGCGCTGGTGGTGGCGGTGGTCGGCTGGGGCCTGGCGGTGGCGGCGGCCGGGCTGGCCGGCCAGCTCTGGCTGATGGTGCTGCTGCTGGCGGTGGCCGGCGCGGCGGACCTGGTCAGCGCGGTGCTGCGGCAGTCGATGCTGCTCGTCTACGCGCCGGACCGGATGCGCGGGCGGCTGATGGGCGTCAACACGGTGGTCATCGCCGGTGGTCCGCGCCTCGGTGACCTGCGGGCCGGCGCGGTGGCGGCCGGGTTCGGCGGCGGGGTGGCCTGGGTGAGCGGTGGGCTGATCTCCGCGGCGCTCGCGGTGCTGCTCGCGGTGGCGTTCCCGGCCCTGCTGCGCTACCGGGCGGCGACCACGGCGGCCGACCGGAACTGA
- the pdxH gene encoding pyridoxamine 5'-phosphate oxidase — translation MRNEYAADLGLSEADLAADWHGQFDRWFADAVAAGLPEPNAMVVGTADAAGRPSARTVLLKGYDPRGFVFFTNYESRKGAEATANPYASLVFPWFPMQRQVVVAGPVERVDRAETEAYFASRPRGSQLGAWASTQSRVVPDRSALDAAYRAAAERFADAEPIPAPPHWGGLRVRPESVEFWQGRASRLHDRLRFRLVGPGEWTVERLAP, via the coding sequence ATGCGTAACGAGTACGCGGCGGACCTGGGCCTTTCCGAGGCGGATCTGGCGGCCGACTGGCACGGCCAGTTCGACCGCTGGTTCGCCGACGCCGTCGCCGCCGGGCTGCCCGAGCCGAACGCGATGGTGGTCGGCACCGCCGACGCCGCCGGCCGGCCGAGCGCCCGGACCGTGCTGCTGAAGGGGTACGACCCGCGGGGCTTCGTCTTCTTCACCAACTACGAGTCCCGCAAGGGCGCCGAGGCGACCGCCAACCCGTACGCGAGCCTGGTCTTCCCCTGGTTCCCGATGCAGCGCCAGGTGGTGGTCGCCGGTCCGGTGGAGCGCGTCGACCGGGCCGAGACCGAGGCGTACTTCGCCAGCCGGCCGCGCGGTTCCCAGCTGGGTGCCTGGGCCAGCACCCAGTCCCGCGTGGTGCCCGACCGGTCGGCGCTGGACGCGGCGTACCGGGCGGCGGCGGAGCGGTTCGCCGACGCCGAGCCGATCCCCGCCCCGCCGCACTGGGGTGGGCTGCGGGTGCGGCCCGAGTCCGTGGAGTTCTGGCAGGGCCGGGCCAGCCGGCTGCACGACCGGCTGCGGTTCCGGCTCGTCGGCCCCGGGGAGTGGACCGTCGAGCGGTTGGCCCCGTGA
- a CDS encoding citrate synthase 2 — translation MADFKPGLEGVVAFETEIAEPDREGGALRYRGVDIEDLIGQVSFGNVWALLVDGRFGPGLPPAEPFPVPVHSGDIRVDVQSAVAMLAPYWGLNQLLDISDEQAREDLARVSVTALSFVAQSARGLGLPAVPQKEIDKASTIVERFMKRWRGEPDPRHVKAVDAYFISAAEHGLNASTFTARIVASTGADAAACISSGIGALSGPLHGGAPSRVLSMLEAVERSGDAEGYVKGVLDRGERLMGFGHRVYRAEDPRARVLRRTAKELGAPRFEIAEALEKAALAELQARRPDRVLATNVEFWSAVVLDFAEVPAHMFTSMFTCARMGGWSAHILEQKKLQRLVRPSARYVGPGTRKPQEVEGWDAIPHGV, via the coding sequence ATGGCCGATTTCAAACCCGGGCTGGAGGGCGTCGTAGCCTTCGAGACCGAGATCGCCGAACCCGACCGCGAAGGCGGCGCGCTGCGCTATCGCGGGGTCGACATCGAGGATCTGATCGGTCAGGTCTCCTTCGGCAACGTGTGGGCGCTGCTGGTCGACGGGCGGTTCGGCCCGGGCCTGCCGCCGGCGGAGCCGTTCCCGGTGCCGGTGCACTCCGGCGACATCCGGGTCGACGTGCAGTCCGCCGTCGCGATGCTGGCCCCCTACTGGGGCCTCAACCAGCTCCTCGACATCTCCGACGAGCAGGCCCGCGAGGACCTCGCCCGGGTGTCGGTCACCGCGCTCTCCTTCGTCGCCCAGTCCGCCCGCGGCCTGGGCCTGCCGGCGGTGCCGCAGAAGGAGATCGACAAGGCGTCGACCATCGTCGAGCGGTTCATGAAGCGCTGGCGCGGCGAGCCCGACCCGCGGCACGTCAAGGCCGTCGACGCCTACTTCATCTCGGCCGCCGAGCACGGCCTGAACGCCTCCACCTTCACCGCCCGGATCGTCGCCTCCACCGGCGCGGACGCGGCGGCCTGCATCTCCTCGGGCATCGGCGCCCTCTCCGGCCCGCTGCACGGCGGCGCCCCCTCCCGCGTGCTCAGCATGCTGGAGGCCGTCGAGCGCAGCGGCGACGCCGAGGGCTACGTCAAGGGCGTCCTCGACCGGGGCGAGCGGCTGATGGGCTTCGGCCACCGGGTCTACCGGGCCGAGGACCCGCGCGCCCGGGTGCTGCGCCGCACCGCCAAGGAGCTGGGCGCGCCGCGCTTCGAGATCGCCGAGGCGCTGGAGAAGGCCGCCCTGGCCGAGCTCCAGGCCCGCCGCCCGGACCGGGTGCTCGCCACCAACGTCGAGTTCTGGTCGGCCGTGGTGCTCGACTTCGCCGAGGTCCCGGCGCACATGTTCACCTCGATGTTCACCTGCGCCCGGATGGGCGGCTGGAGCGCGCACATCCTGGAGCAGAAGAAGCTCCAGCGGCTGGTCCGCCCGTCGGCCCGCTACGTCGGCCCCGGCACCCGCAAGCCGCAGGAGGTCGAGGGCTGGGACGCCATCCCGCACGGCGTCTGA
- the serC gene encoding phosphoserine transaminase produces the protein MADAPTIRIPDDLRPADGRFGCGPSKVRPAAVSALADVATSYLGTSHRQKTVRDQVARLRRGIADFFSLPEGYEVVLGNGGTTAFWEVATFGLVRDRAQFASFGEFGAKFAKSVRDAPFLGEPTIRKSEAGSAPTLVAEAGVDVYATPHNETSTGVAVPISRVAGADPGSLLLVDATSGAGGLDVNVGETDVYYFAPQKCFGSDGGLWLALMSPAALERAGEIKASGRYIPAFLDLVTAIDNSRLEQTYNTPALATIFLAAEQTDWMNSQGGLAWAAKRTAESAAIVYGWAERSEVATPFVTDPALRSNVVATIDFADSVDATAIAKALRANGIVDTEPYRKLGRNQLRVALFPAVEPADVEALTASIDYVVERL, from the coding sequence GTGGCTGACGCACCGACCATCCGGATTCCCGACGACCTCAGGCCCGCCGACGGGAGGTTCGGCTGCGGGCCGTCCAAGGTCCGTCCGGCGGCGGTCTCCGCCCTCGCCGACGTGGCCACGAGCTACCTGGGCACCTCGCACCGGCAGAAGACCGTCCGCGACCAGGTCGCCCGGCTGCGCCGCGGCATCGCCGACTTCTTCTCCCTGCCGGAGGGCTACGAGGTGGTCCTGGGCAACGGCGGCACCACCGCGTTCTGGGAGGTGGCGACGTTCGGCCTGGTCCGCGACCGGGCGCAGTTCGCCAGCTTCGGCGAGTTCGGCGCGAAGTTCGCCAAGTCCGTCAGGGACGCGCCGTTCCTCGGCGAGCCGACCATCCGCAAGTCGGAGGCCGGCAGCGCCCCCACGCTGGTCGCCGAGGCGGGAGTGGACGTCTACGCCACCCCGCACAACGAGACCTCCACCGGCGTCGCGGTGCCGATCAGCCGGGTGGCCGGCGCCGACCCCGGCTCGCTGCTGCTGGTCGACGCCACCTCCGGGGCCGGCGGGCTCGACGTCAACGTCGGCGAGACCGACGTCTACTACTTCGCCCCGCAGAAGTGCTTCGGCTCCGACGGTGGCCTGTGGCTGGCCCTGATGTCCCCGGCCGCGCTGGAGCGGGCCGGCGAGATCAAGGCGTCCGGCCGCTACATCCCGGCCTTCCTCGACCTGGTCACCGCGATCGACAACTCGCGGCTGGAGCAGACCTACAACACCCCGGCGCTGGCCACCATCTTCCTGGCCGCCGAGCAGACCGACTGGATGAACTCCCAGGGCGGGCTGGCCTGGGCGGCCAAGCGGACGGCCGAGAGCGCCGCGATCGTCTACGGCTGGGCGGAGCGCTCCGAGGTGGCGACGCCGTTCGTCACCGACCCGGCGCTGCGGTCCAACGTGGTCGCCACCATCGACTTCGCCGACTCCGTCGACGCCACCGCGATCGCGAAGGCGCTGCGCGCGAACGGCATCGTGGACACCGAGCCCTACCGGAAGCTCGGCCGCAACCAGCTCCGCGTCGCGCTCTTCCCGGCCGTCGAGCCGGCCGACGTCGAGGCGCTGACCGCGTCCATCGACTACGTGGTGGAGCGGCTCTAG
- the sepH gene encoding septation protein SepH, whose amino-acid sequence MRPVRFVALSEDGQALVLADEVGRLLALPIDERVAGALHAEPGAPPLAVAPAAADPVPSLSPRDIQAKIRSGESAEDVARIAGVPVDRVLRYAGPVLQERAMLAQHARRTRLKGAEKPTPLAEVVNGRLAQHGIDTEKISWDAWRRDDGTWRIVATWPSGKATAQAVWDLDKTRQAVTPHDDMAQYLCAERPTPILGQEPAPERGGHALPGPSRGEPSRGGHGLPAAAEHSRPGRDPIRAGRDALLASLDRPLGSSSGRGLDPRSPAALAGQDAPRQRPVGGGAAALLGGGQGSAFDDDSDAPKEVPAVPSLAVLRPRRTGAPAAAAAESAEAGGKPRKRLPSWDDVLFGSGPAARESS is encoded by the coding sequence ATGCGCCCAGTACGCTTCGTCGCCCTCTCCGAGGACGGCCAGGCCCTGGTGCTCGCCGACGAGGTCGGGCGACTGCTCGCCCTGCCCATCGACGAACGTGTCGCCGGCGCGCTGCACGCCGAGCCCGGCGCCCCGCCGCTCGCGGTGGCCCCGGCCGCCGCCGACCCGGTGCCCTCACTGTCCCCGCGGGACATCCAGGCCAAGATCCGCTCCGGCGAGTCCGCCGAGGACGTGGCCCGGATCGCCGGCGTGCCGGTCGACCGGGTGCTGCGCTACGCCGGCCCGGTGCTCCAGGAGCGGGCCATGCTCGCCCAGCACGCCCGGCGCACCCGGCTCAAGGGCGCGGAGAAGCCGACCCCGCTCGCCGAGGTCGTCAACGGCCGGCTGGCCCAGCACGGGATCGACACCGAGAAGATCTCCTGGGACGCGTGGCGCCGCGACGACGGCACCTGGCGGATCGTCGCGACCTGGCCGTCGGGCAAGGCGACCGCCCAGGCGGTGTGGGATCTCGACAAGACCCGGCAGGCGGTCACGCCGCACGACGACATGGCGCAATACCTGTGCGCCGAGCGGCCCACCCCGATCCTCGGCCAGGAGCCGGCCCCGGAGCGGGGCGGTCACGCGCTGCCCGGCCCGTCGCGCGGCGAGCCGAGCCGGGGCGGGCACGGCCTGCCGGCCGCGGCCGAGCACAGCCGTCCCGGCCGCGACCCCATCCGGGCCGGGCGCGACGCCCTGCTCGCCTCGCTCGACCGCCCGCTGGGCTCGTCCTCGGGTCGCGGGCTCGACCCGCGCTCCCCGGCCGCCCTGGCCGGGCAGGACGCGCCCCGGCAGCGGCCCGTCGGCGGCGGGGCGGCGGCGCTGCTCGGCGGCGGCCAGGGTTCCGCGTTCGACGACGACTCCGACGCGCCCAAGGAGGTGCCGGCCGTGCCGTCCCTGGCGGTGCTGCGGCCCCGCCGCACGGGCGCGCCGGCGGCTGCGGCGGCCGAGTCCGCCGAGGCCGGGGGCAAGCCCCGCAAGCGCCTGCCGAGCTGGGACGACGTGCTCTTCGGCAGCGGTCCGGCGGCCCGCGAGTCCTCCTGA